One window of the Chryseobacterium camelliae genome contains the following:
- a CDS encoding aminoacyl-histidine dipeptidase encodes MELTNIEPQIIWKNFSRLNAVPRPSKKEEKVIAFIREFGENLGLDTTVDEVGNVIIRKPATPGMENRKSVVLQSHLDMVCQKNNDVNFDFETEGIRMEIEGDWVKAKGTTLGADNGLGVATIMSILESNDIPHPALEALFTIDEETGMTGALGLKPGQLTGDILLNLDTEEDDEIDIGCAGGIDVTITQTYQTEAAKGQIIQFEVKGLQGGHSGMDIHKGFGNANIILGRLLYKALEKQNIQLISIDGGGLRNAIPREAVALASVRNAGEFIEDITAGLKKEILEEFASVEPGLQVNIENATTSDKAISEEDSRKIILTLKSLNNGVYRMSPDVQDLVESSNNVARVELKEGALKILNLSRSSVESSKDSVAEQLKSVADLAGMNTEFSGSYPGWKPKPGSEIVQLMEKIYTEKFTDKPHVVACHAGLECGIIGANYPDMEMVSFGPTIRGAHSPDERANIPSTQKFWAFTKDILANIPQK; translated from the coding sequence ATGGAACTAACGAATATAGAACCGCAGATCATCTGGAAGAATTTTTCCAGATTGAATGCAGTTCCGAGACCATCGAAAAAAGAAGAAAAGGTAATTGCCTTCATCAGAGAATTCGGTGAAAACCTTGGATTGGATACTACCGTAGATGAGGTAGGAAATGTAATCATCAGAAAACCGGCTACTCCGGGAATGGAAAACCGCAAATCTGTTGTCTTACAGTCCCACCTGGATATGGTCTGCCAGAAAAACAATGATGTGAACTTCGACTTTGAGACGGAAGGCATCAGAATGGAAATAGAAGGCGACTGGGTAAAAGCAAAAGGAACGACCCTGGGTGCCGATAATGGGCTGGGTGTAGCTACCATTATGTCTATCCTTGAAAGCAATGATATTCCGCATCCTGCCCTGGAAGCCCTTTTTACAATTGATGAGGAAACGGGAATGACCGGAGCCTTAGGATTAAAACCGGGGCAGCTAACCGGTGATATTCTGCTAAATCTTGATACAGAAGAAGATGATGAAATTGATATCGGCTGTGCGGGAGGAATTGATGTTACCATTACCCAAACCTATCAGACAGAAGCTGCAAAAGGGCAGATTATACAGTTTGAAGTAAAAGGATTGCAGGGCGGCCATTCCGGAATGGATATCCATAAAGGATTCGGAAATGCCAATATCATTCTGGGGCGCCTTTTATACAAAGCGCTGGAAAAGCAGAATATCCAGCTGATCTCCATAGACGGGGGCGGACTGAGGAATGCTATCCCGAGGGAAGCCGTAGCTCTGGCATCGGTAAGGAATGCCGGTGAATTCATTGAAGATATCACAGCAGGCCTTAAAAAAGAGATCCTCGAAGAATTTGCCAGTGTAGAGCCGGGCCTTCAGGTCAATATCGAAAATGCCACCACTTCAGACAAAGCGATTTCTGAGGAAGATTCACGAAAAATCATCCTGACTTTAAAATCCCTTAACAATGGAGTGTACCGCATGAGTCCTGATGTACAGGACCTGGTTGAATCCTCAAATAATGTGGCAAGGGTTGAGCTGAAAGAAGGGGCTTTAAAAATTTTAAACCTGTCCAGATCGTCCGTTGAATCCTCTAAAGATTCTGTAGCGGAACAACTGAAGTCTGTAGCAGATTTAGCGGGAATGAATACTGAATTCAGCGGTTCCTATCCGGGATGGAAACCAAAACCGGGGTCCGAGATCGTCCAGCTGATGGAAAAAATATATACGGAAAAATTCACCGACAAGCCTCACGTAGTAGCCTGTCATGCCGGACTGGAATGCGGAATCATCGGAGCCAATTATCCGGATATGGAAATGGTGAGCTTCGGGCCTACGATCCGTGGTGCCCACTCTCCGGATGAAAGGGCCAATATCCCTTCTACCCAGAAATTCTGGGCATTTACCAAAGATATTCTGGCGAATATTCCTCAAAAGTAA